The region AATCCACCATTAGCAAGAAGTTTATATGCTGATGTAGAAATAGATAAGCAAATTCCAGAGGAACTTTTTGCGGCAGTAGCGGAAGTATTGGCTTATGTTTATAAGATGAATAGAAAATAGTGTACAATCGCAAAAGTGTGAGAGAAAAATGAATAATATTTTAGTTGAAATTGATAATTCAAAACATGTTATGATAGTTGCAGATGCAAAGATGTTGCCAAATGCTAGTGCTTTGTATAGTTGTGTTTTGCAACGGCATAAAAAAGTTTCTTTGGTCTGTTGTGATGAAAAAATAAACGAAAAATACTCTTTTTTACCTTGGTTTGACAAAATAAGGTCTCATAAGATGCCATCGTCTGATTTTATTTTAGAAGTAAATTTTACTTCTTTAGATGTATATAAATTTTTAAAAAAAAACAATATAAAAATAAACAATAAGATTGCTACTGCATTATATGCAGGTCTTCTTCAAGAGAGTGAAAATTTTTCAAAAAATCTTTTCGATGGTATAATTTTTGCTGTAGCTAAAGAACTTATAGAGTGTGGTGCAGATTATCAAAAATGTTACTATTTTATGATAAAAAGAACTACTTTAGCTGTTTTAAGATTAAAATCTATGATGCTAAAAAATATGACTCTTCACAACTCTGCAAAAGCTGCAGTGTTTTTTATATCTCTTGATGAGATAAAGTCTAGTGGTGCAAAAGTGGAAGATTGTTATGAAGTTATGAAAGAAGCTTTAAATCTTCCCTATGTTGAGTTGTCAGTTCTTTTAGATAATGACAACAATGTTTTAAAATTAATAATTTAAGGAAATATAGTTTGAAAAAAGTAAACTCTAAGTCTTCACTTGGCGTTAAGTTAATATTAGTTCTGTTAGTAGTATGTGCTGGATATATATATAGCTCTACAATGTTTGAAAGAGTCGCTCCAAATATTACTCTTCACTCAAATGGTTATTGGAATTTAAAAAAGCCATTTAAAATAGAGATAGATGATGCTAGTGGTGTAAAATCTTATAGTGTTATTTTAAAAAGTCAAAATGAAGAAAACACTCTTTATAATGAGCAATTTATAACACCAAAAGAATCTATTTCTTTTGAAGTAGAACCACCAAGAAGTGCTTATGTTATAAAAGATAAAAGTATAAAAATTATCGTTCAAGCAACAGATGCAAGTAAATGGAATTTTTTAAATGGGAATAGTGTTGTTAAAGAGTTTGAATTAAAAATAGATAAAAAAAGACCTGAATTATCAATAATTAATAATTCTTATAAAATTAAAAAGGGTGGAGCAGCTCTTGTTATTTTTAAACTAAATGATGAAAATTTAAAAGAATTTTATATTCAAACAAATTTTGATAAAAAATTTAAAGCACAACCATTTTATAAAGAAGGTTATTATATTTCTTTGCTAGCTTGGCCAGTTACTTCTGAAAACTTTAAAGCAACTGTAGTAGCTAAAGATTTTGCTGAAAATACATCAAAAGCATATGTACCACTTTATATAAAACAAAAAAACTATAAAGTTTCAAATATTAAGTTAAGTGATAATTTTTTAAAAGGCAAAATTGCACAACTTGCAGAAGAATTTGCTGAAACGCAGGGTGTTACAGATTCTATAGAACAGTTTAAAATTATCAATGAAGACGTTAGAGCTAAAAATGAAAAATTAATTCATGATATTACATCTAAAGTACCTGATCAAATGATTAGCGATTTTAAATTAAATAAAATGTATCCACTTAAAAATGCACAAGTTGTAGCTCATTTTGGGGATCATAGAAAATATTCTTACAATGGTGAGCACATAAGTGAATCTTATCACTTAGGTTTAGATTTAGCTAGTAATGCTCAAGCTCAGATAAAACCACAAAATGCTGGAGATGTGGTATATTCTGATTATAATGGACTTTATGGGAATATGCCTATTATTTATCATGGACTTGGTCTTTATACTTTATATGGTCATTGTTCAAGTGTAAAAGTAAATAATGGAGATAAAGTTAATCGTAACGAGTATGTAGCAAATACAGGTAAAAGTGGATATGCTATGGGAGATCACTTGCATTTTGGTATTTTAATTCAAGGTGTTGAGGTTCGTCCTGCTGAGTGGATGGATAGTGAATGGATGAAACTTAATATAAGCGATATTATTAAAAATGCTAAAAGCATTATAGATAGAAGTTAAAATTCAAAAATTTATCAAAGAAGTGAATTCTTTGATAAAGGAGATAAATAATATGTATCAAACAAC is a window of uncultured Sulfurimonas sp. DNA encoding:
- a CDS encoding phosphoesterase → MNNILVEIDNSKHVMIVADAKMLPNASALYSCVLQRHKKVSLVCCDEKINEKYSFLPWFDKIRSHKMPSSDFILEVNFTSLDVYKFLKKNNIKINNKIATALYAGLLQESENFSKNLFDGIIFAVAKELIECGADYQKCYYFMIKRTTLAVLRLKSMMLKNMTLHNSAKAAVFFISLDEIKSSGAKVEDCYEVMKEALNLPYVELSVLLDNDNNVLKLII
- a CDS encoding M23 family metallopeptidase, which codes for MKKVNSKSSLGVKLILVLLVVCAGYIYSSTMFERVAPNITLHSNGYWNLKKPFKIEIDDASGVKSYSVILKSQNEENTLYNEQFITPKESISFEVEPPRSAYVIKDKSIKIIVQATDASKWNFLNGNSVVKEFELKIDKKRPELSIINNSYKIKKGGAALVIFKLNDENLKEFYIQTNFDKKFKAQPFYKEGYYISLLAWPVTSENFKATVVAKDFAENTSKAYVPLYIKQKNYKVSNIKLSDNFLKGKIAQLAEEFAETQGVTDSIEQFKIINEDVRAKNEKLIHDITSKVPDQMISDFKLNKMYPLKNAQVVAHFGDHRKYSYNGEHISESYHLGLDLASNAQAQIKPQNAGDVVYSDYNGLYGNMPIIYHGLGLYTLYGHCSSVKVNNGDKVNRNEYVANTGKSGYAMGDHLHFGILIQGVEVRPAEWMDSEWMKLNISDIIKNAKSIIDRS